The following are encoded together in the Syntrophomonadaceae bacterium genome:
- a CDS encoding cytochrome c-type biogenesis protein CcmH — protein sequence MASTMRYYLLILLTVLFIIFALFSSAAFASDVGSIYSLFVSPDWCGKSLIDCTGGPAQRMRDQISAQLAKGWTRQEIIDYWVGLYGPRVLAAPPKQGFFWIAWVLPFVVLGAGGFLLVAFLNSIRKRDLVNKSYQLKHEQDALLQERLDIELRKRI from the coding sequence ATGGCTAGTACTATGAGATATTACTTGCTGATTTTGCTGACAGTTCTGTTTATTATATTTGCACTTTTTTCTAGTGCCGCTTTTGCGTCGGATGTCGGTTCCATTTATAGCCTTTTTGTGAGCCCTGACTGGTGTGGAAAGTCATTGATTGATTGTACAGGGGGGCCAGCTCAAAGGATGCGGGATCAGATCTCGGCACAGTTAGCTAAGGGCTGGACCCGACAGGAAATAATTGACTACTGGGTAGGGTTATACGGCCCAAGGGTATTGGCTGCGCCTCCAAAACAAGGATTCTTCTGGATTGCTTGGGTTTTGCCCTTTGTTGTACTGGGTGCCGGTGGGTTCCTTTTAGTCGCCTTCTTGAATTCTATCAGAAAACGAGACCTGGTTAATAAATCTTATCAGTTAAAACATGAACAGGACGCTTTGCTGCAGGAACGGCTAGATATAGAATTACGAAAACGGATTTAA
- a CDS encoding zinc ribbon domain-containing protein, translating to MPTYDYSCQDCKEAFTVTVPLSGKGKITCPNCGSNSIIQSFASVSILTGKGCEEPKIKGRPFS from the coding sequence GTGCCAACTTATGATTATAGTTGCCAGGACTGTAAAGAAGCATTTACTGTCACTGTACCCCTTAGCGGCAAAGGCAAGATAACTTGCCCAAACTGCGGTTCAAACTCAATTATTCAATCCTTTGCTAGTGTTTCAATTCTAACCGGCAAAGGTTGCGAGGAACCTAAGATTAAAGGGAGGCCTTTTTCCTGA
- a CDS encoding DUF1292 domain-containing protein: MAEESNTLVLTDEEGNEHQFALLDFVQVEEQEYAVLLPMDEETDEAIILKVGVDENGEEILFEIEDDAEWEMVAEAWQVAVMTDEVEEEIEEEELKG; the protein is encoded by the coding sequence ATGGCAGAAGAAAGTAATACTTTGGTACTTACTGACGAGGAGGGAAACGAGCACCAGTTTGCTCTGTTAGATTTTGTCCAGGTGGAAGAACAGGAATATGCTGTATTACTGCCCATGGATGAAGAAACAGACGAAGCTATAATTTTAAAAGTAGGTGTCGACGAAAACGGTGAGGAAATCCTGTTCGAAATTGAAGACGATGCTGAGTGGGAAATGGTAGCGGAAGCATGGCAGGTTGCAGTAATGACTGATGAAGTTGAAGAAGAGATCGAGGAAGAAGAACTCAAAGGCTAA
- the ruvX gene encoding Holliday junction resolvase RuvX has product MRMIGIDVGDKTIGVAVSDPLGFTAQGIGTLKRKGNLKEEIKELHAIILQYEVKQVIVGLPKNMDGSIGQQAEKVIKYADLLKQTLKLPVILWDERLSTLMANRTLLEADVSRAGRKKVIDKLAAVVILQSYLDRGKKD; this is encoded by the coding sequence CTGCGAATGATAGGGATTGATGTAGGGGATAAAACAATAGGTGTCGCTGTTAGCGATCCCTTGGGTTTTACGGCTCAAGGAATTGGTACCCTGAAAAGAAAAGGCAATCTGAAAGAGGAAATAAAGGAATTGCACGCAATTATTTTGCAATACGAAGTAAAGCAAGTAATAGTCGGGTTACCAAAAAACATGGACGGTTCCATCGGCCAACAAGCGGAAAAAGTTATCAAGTATGCTGATTTGCTGAAACAAACTCTGAAACTGCCTGTCATATTATGGGATGAGAGACTCAGTACATTAATGGCTAATCGTACTCTTTTGGAAGCAGATGTTTCCAGGGCAGGTAGAAAAAAAGTGATCGACAAGCTGGCGGCTGTAGTAATTTTGCAAAGCTATCTGGATAGGGGAAAGAAAGATTGA
- a CDS encoding IreB family regulatory phosphoprotein: MVKNMDETMMFKVEKEEMLEARDILAGVYEALKEKGYNPINQLVGYLLSGDPAYITSHRNARNLIRKLERDELLEEIVKAYLSGRP; this comes from the coding sequence ATGGTTAAAAATATGGATGAAACCATGATGTTTAAAGTGGAAAAAGAAGAAATGCTGGAGGCCCGGGACATTCTTGCGGGGGTTTATGAGGCTTTAAAAGAGAAAGGGTACAACCCTATTAATCAACTGGTCGGGTACTTGCTTTCTGGTGACCCTGCATATATTACTAGTCATCGCAATGCCCGAAATCTGATCCGGAAATTGGAAAGAGATGAACTGCTGGAGGAAATTGTTAAAGCATATTTGTCCGGAAGGCCCTAG